In one Paenibacillus sp. JQZ6Y-1 genomic region, the following are encoded:
- a CDS encoding response regulator transcription factor, whose protein sequence is MNKAKILIIEDDAPIADLLSYGLTMEGFQTRTASSGAIGMSEIQAFQPDLLLLDWMLPDQSGLDICKKVTAHYNLPICMITAKSDITDKILGLEFGADDYITKPFDLREVVARIRTILRRVEQASDSIRQESLPVVIRFRHLEVIEDERLVKNAGEPVELTPKEYDLLIMLLKNQGKTFTRSDLLDLVWGYHFVGDTRTVDTHIQRLRKKLDATDCITTVFGIGYKFEKTGG, encoded by the coding sequence ATGAACAAAGCCAAAATTTTGATTATCGAAGATGATGCACCCATTGCTGATTTGCTGTCTTACGGATTGACGATGGAAGGATTCCAGACGCGTACAGCTTCTAGTGGAGCAATAGGGATGAGCGAGATTCAAGCATTTCAGCCGGATTTGCTGCTACTGGATTGGATGCTGCCCGATCAGAGTGGTCTAGACATTTGCAAAAAAGTCACTGCTCACTATAACCTTCCGATCTGCATGATTACCGCCAAATCCGATATTACCGATAAAATTCTCGGTCTTGAATTCGGAGCGGATGATTATATTACTAAGCCATTTGATCTGCGTGAGGTCGTGGCGCGCATCCGCACGATTTTACGTCGGGTGGAGCAGGCTAGTGATTCTATACGGCAGGAGTCACTACCTGTCGTTATCCGTTTTCGCCATTTGGAAGTCATCGAAGACGAGCGGCTGGTCAAAAATGCGGGGGAACCAGTCGAGCTTACACCGAAGGAATACGATCTGCTGATAATGCTACTCAAAAATCAGGGCAAAACCTTTACCCGTTCTGACTTGCTTGATCTCGTATGGGGGTACCATTTTGTCGGCGATACCCGTACCGTGGATACGCATATTCAGCGGCTTCGCAAAAAGCTGGATGCTACTGATTGCATTACGACCGTTTTCGGCATCGGTTATAAGTTTGAGAAGACGGGTGGATAA
- a CDS encoding HAMP domain-containing sensor histidine kinase: MVRKISIKFLIGFLLIFSLSFVVLNQTVKEFIRNSNQSLVTNELEGLKNNSNGYVRQAFLINHYSSNQLYFGEIAKEIAVDLNRMTDSGIGIYNLNGKLLYASDTTVFPVNMQSDLEQAIGGNTAYSITYNGKYTTVLFSYPVIIDGAKVGILRFYKDFSALYRQTGQVLQITLYIALAIFAAAFLFSYILSRHITIPLTRLTEASTEVKNGNLDVRLHVKRKDEIGKLADNFNDMIDQISRQIHIIEKDRDHLKQLHEQEKHFFDNITHELKTPLTSILGYAEIIRKNGEKDPIFFDKGMNHIIEESRRLHDMVLKLLEVSRNQNAIHEWQPVDVGPILLDVCESMTMRAQRYNKQIHCDISDNLILLGDGDRMRQLFINLVDNAIKYSLPCSTVSVKGQRDHDRICLLFSNPSDPIDGKYLSRLFQPFYLAHAGSAEEGSVGLGLSIVKSIVQQLEGTVHIANDHHETIVTLEFPAWVGMEKEGAL; the protein is encoded by the coding sequence ATGGTACGCAAAATCAGTATCAAATTCCTGATCGGATTTCTCCTGATCTTTTCATTATCTTTTGTTGTGCTAAATCAGACGGTGAAAGAATTCATTCGCAACAGCAATCAGAGTCTAGTCACGAATGAGCTAGAAGGGTTGAAAAACAATAGCAATGGCTATGTGCGGCAGGCATTTCTAATCAATCACTATAGCAGCAATCAGCTGTATTTCGGTGAGATTGCCAAAGAAATCGCAGTAGATCTGAACCGGATGACAGATAGCGGTATCGGCATTTATAACTTGAATGGTAAGCTGCTCTACGCATCGGATACTACGGTTTTCCCCGTCAATATGCAAAGTGATCTCGAGCAAGCCATTGGTGGTAATACAGCATACAGCATTACGTATAATGGCAAATATACAACGGTTCTGTTCTCATATCCGGTCATTATCGACGGCGCAAAGGTCGGGATTTTGCGTTTTTACAAAGACTTTAGCGCATTATATCGACAAACTGGTCAAGTGCTGCAAATTACACTCTATATCGCGCTCGCTATCTTTGCAGCAGCATTTCTATTCTCGTACATTCTATCAAGGCATATTACGATTCCACTCACTCGGCTGACCGAGGCTTCGACTGAAGTGAAGAACGGCAATCTGGACGTGCGACTGCATGTTAAGCGCAAGGATGAGATTGGCAAGCTGGCAGACAATTTTAATGATATGATCGACCAGATTAGTCGCCAGATTCATATTATCGAAAAAGATCGAGATCACCTCAAGCAGCTGCATGAGCAGGAAAAGCACTTTTTTGACAATATTACACACGAGCTCAAAACACCGCTGACCTCGATTCTCGGATACGCGGAGATCATTCGCAAGAATGGTGAGAAGGACCCGATATTTTTTGATAAAGGTATGAATCATATTATCGAGGAAAGTCGGCGGCTGCACGATATGGTATTGAAGCTGCTGGAAGTCTCTCGCAACCAAAATGCTATTCACGAATGGCAGCCAGTAGACGTGGGACCGATTTTGCTGGATGTCTGCGAGTCCATGACAATGCGCGCCCAGCGTTACAACAAGCAAATTCATTGCGACATCAGCGACAATCTCATACTGCTTGGCGACGGTGATCGGATGAGGCAGCTGTTTATCAACTTGGTCGACAATGCGATCAAATACAGCCTGCCTTGCTCTACCGTCTCGGTCAAAGGGCAGCGAGATCATGACCGCATTTGTTTACTCTTCAGCAATCCCAGCGATCCCATCGACGGCAAATATTTGTCGCGATTATTCCAACCCTTTTATCTCGCCCATGCCGGAAGTGCGGAAGAGGGAAGTGTGGGGCTAGGGCTTAGCATTGTGAAGTCGATTGTGCAGCAGCTCGAAGGTACGGTTCACATCGCTAATGATCACCATGAGACAATTGTCACTTTGGAATTCCCTGCTTGGGTCGGAATGGAAAAGGAGGGGGCGTTATGA
- a CDS encoding SGNH/GDSL hydrolase family protein, with translation MHRKHTWIANALWGVVAIVIASGVIWLFNSQEQKQAFGDNSAVYNADAVPAVYQQPSADREQPTNLQQPADSSVMNGQNNNTTNSEQSNDANNNDSTQPTSIAGNHENSPKGSSSTSVPDGTGVSMIGDSVTVGVAPYLQEQLPNMTIDGKVSRQMSQADDVINNLVAAGKLGDHVIIELGTNGPFSSDQLRSVLQSLSSVKQVLLVTARVPKPWQDTVNDTMTQVGREFSNVQIVDWYGASAGKDQYFYNDGVHLKPDGSRYYTSLLVAALKK, from the coding sequence ATGCATAGAAAACATACATGGATCGCAAATGCACTTTGGGGAGTGGTGGCAATCGTTATCGCTAGCGGCGTGATCTGGCTATTCAACTCACAGGAACAAAAACAAGCCTTTGGCGATAATTCGGCAGTTTACAATGCCGACGCTGTACCTGCTGTATATCAACAGCCGTCTGCGGATCGAGAACAACCTACCAATCTTCAACAACCAGCCGACTCGTCGGTTATGAATGGTCAAAATAACAATACTACCAATAGCGAACAAAGCAACGATGCTAACAATAACGACTCAACACAGCCAACATCAATAGCCGGAAATCATGAAAATAGTCCAAAAGGTTCATCCTCCACATCTGTACCGGATGGCACTGGCGTGAGTATGATCGGCGACTCTGTCACGGTAGGTGTCGCACCATATTTGCAAGAACAACTGCCTAATATGACCATCGACGGCAAAGTGAGTCGTCAAATGTCACAAGCAGATGATGTCATCAATAATCTGGTTGCTGCTGGTAAGCTGGGTGATCATGTTATTATCGAGCTTGGCACTAACGGTCCATTCAGTTCGGATCAATTACGAAGTGTTCTACAATCCTTGTCCAGCGTGAAGCAAGTATTGCTCGTAACGGCGCGAGTGCCGAAACCTTGGCAGGATACAGTGAATGATACGATGACTCAAGTGGGACGTGAGTTTTCCAATGTTCAGATCGTAGACTGGTATGGAGCAAGCGCAGGTAAGGATCAGTACTTTTACAATGACGGTGTGCATCTGAAGCCGGATGGCAGCCGATACTATACATCGCTTCTGGTCGCTGCGCTGAAGAAATAA
- a CDS encoding DUF2357 domain-containing protein codes for MTTLPRVKIYLKKYSKAPWVYKQDLKLESRTSPVIDIIAFKEYEGIQLEFLSSDPEDLMLVEVPNGEPYKEFQVGDKKILTETRNDEDILVPGDYLVIVKTKKETYESLYRISPKNMDWDRLMNLRDYLEKKVMGLSHNLLKSQGGSLETEFEHAPHILMIYQHIKKNSPKLFRSIEDILKDPIKSVVQNYRQKNYSRKPDIKSQRWLSRKGSTKNANHIVPNFFFEKHTELTENNLENRWVKHILKVTKQNLNKIDSLYKLENTLKKENLYNKNKEIEGYENRIKKLNNSLGYDGTKKDLTKLINRGKEESKSILDNLLRIEKNSSEIAKITSKISRYEQETFLGKIDGFKSDRKVSVNIFKDSRYNTIYRFYKQIESINRKTSSAKQITFPYKRTSLLFEYYVLCLLIEVIQTNDFDWISGWLADNNDPSLGMNELMAGTLLKFENIERGFSIELAYDTQILPSNSENKSYFQANNNRTPDFRIAIYNKEGIFIDGLILDAKYRHHKYLWSDSEENDVMRQLNDYLRIWHYNSVSDKWNREAIQKVIAIYPKQDGVPSYFEKNSNMLSFLQIEPSDPDSDDEPFGYRKMEEIINRFLMKSTVSEMEER; via the coding sequence ATGACTACACTTCCTAGAGTGAAAATTTATTTGAAAAAATATAGTAAAGCCCCTTGGGTTTATAAACAGGATTTAAAACTAGAATCACGCACCAGCCCTGTAATTGATATAATTGCGTTTAAAGAATATGAAGGGATACAGTTGGAGTTTTTATCATCTGATCCTGAAGATCTTATGTTGGTAGAAGTCCCTAATGGAGAACCTTATAAAGAATTTCAAGTTGGTGACAAGAAAATATTAACTGAGACAAGAAATGATGAAGATATATTAGTGCCAGGGGACTATTTGGTAATAGTTAAAACTAAAAAAGAAACTTATGAATCACTTTATCGGATTTCACCTAAAAACATGGATTGGGATAGACTCATGAACTTACGTGACTATCTTGAAAAAAAAGTCATGGGTTTATCTCACAATTTATTGAAAAGTCAAGGCGGGAGTCTTGAAACGGAATTTGAACATGCTCCTCATATTTTGATGATCTATCAGCATATCAAAAAAAACTCACCAAAGTTATTCCGTTCCATAGAAGATATCTTGAAAGATCCAATCAAGAGCGTAGTACAAAACTATAGACAGAAGAACTATTCAAGGAAGCCTGATATCAAAAGCCAAAGATGGTTGTCTCGGAAGGGTTCAACCAAAAACGCTAATCACATAGTGCCTAATTTCTTTTTTGAAAAACACACAGAACTCACTGAAAATAATTTGGAGAATCGTTGGGTTAAACACATTTTAAAAGTAACTAAACAAAATCTTAATAAAATCGATAGTCTTTATAAGTTAGAAAACACACTTAAAAAAGAAAATCTATATAACAAAAATAAGGAAATAGAGGGTTATGAAAATCGTATTAAAAAACTAAATAATTCTTTGGGTTATGATGGTACAAAAAAAGATCTTACTAAATTAATAAACCGGGGGAAAGAAGAGTCAAAATCTATATTAGATAATCTTTTGAGGATAGAAAAAAATTCTTCGGAAATTGCTAAAATCACCTCAAAAATATCTCGTTATGAACAAGAAACATTTTTGGGTAAGATTGATGGTTTTAAAAGTGATCGCAAAGTATCAGTAAATATATTCAAGGATTCTAGGTATAATACGATTTACCGATTTTACAAACAAATCGAATCTATAAATCGAAAAACTTCATCAGCTAAACAAATTACATTTCCTTATAAAAGAACATCTTTGTTATTTGAGTATTATGTTTTATGTTTATTAATTGAAGTAATTCAAACAAACGATTTTGATTGGATTAGTGGTTGGTTAGCCGATAATAATGATCCAAGTCTTGGGATGAATGAACTCATGGCAGGAACTCTTCTAAAGTTTGAAAATATAGAGCGAGGTTTCTCAATTGAATTAGCTTACGATACTCAAATACTTCCTAGTAATTCGGAAAATAAAAGTTACTTTCAAGCGAATAATAATAGAACTCCGGATTTTAGAATTGCCATTTATAATAAAGAAGGTATTTTTATTGATGGGCTAATTTTAGATGCTAAATATCGCCATCACAAATATTTATGGAGTGATAGTGAAGAGAACGATGTTATGAGACAATTAAATGATTATCTTAGAATATGGCATTATAATTCTGTTTCAGATAAATGGAATCGCGAGGCAATACAGAAAGTGATAGCGATATATCCCAAACAAGATGGAGTACCTTCTTATTTTGAGAAAAATTCCAATATGCTTTCTTTTTTACAAATTGAACCCAGCGATCCTGATAGCGATGATGAACCTTTTGGCTATAGAAAAATGGAAGAGATAATTAATAGATTCTTAATGAAGTCAACTGTTTCCGAAATGGAGGAGAGATAA
- a CDS encoding response regulator transcription factor, which translates to MKKSILLVEDDVLMREFMTDYFKKDDWHVLEADNGREALEMFEQHELDLIVLDIMMPEIDGWSVCRRIRKMSAIPIIIITARTDDDDQVMGFELGADEYVTKPFSPKVLVARATALLKRTQGTLGREGDTLVYADGQLKIDKRAYTVQVNGENVSLTPKEYSLLDLLTRRYGAVLDRDEILTAVWGADYFGDTRAVDTHIKKLRAKLGDEGRHIRTVIGAGYKFEV; encoded by the coding sequence ATGAAGAAAAGTATTTTGCTGGTCGAAGATGATGTGCTGATGCGCGAATTTATGACAGATTATTTTAAAAAAGATGATTGGCATGTGCTGGAAGCTGATAATGGTCGTGAAGCCTTGGAAATGTTCGAGCAGCATGAATTGGATCTGATTGTGCTGGATATTATGATGCCCGAGATTGACGGCTGGTCTGTCTGCCGCCGTATCCGCAAAATGTCTGCGATTCCAATCATTATTATTACTGCTCGAACGGATGATGATGATCAGGTGATGGGTTTTGAATTGGGTGCAGATGAGTATGTAACCAAGCCGTTTAGTCCAAAAGTACTTGTGGCGCGTGCGACGGCTTTGCTAAAGCGAACACAAGGGACACTCGGACGTGAAGGGGATACGCTTGTTTATGCAGACGGTCAGTTAAAGATAGACAAGCGCGCCTATACCGTGCAAGTGAACGGTGAGAATGTCAGCTTAACGCCTAAAGAATATAGCTTGCTGGATTTATTGACTCGTCGTTATGGAGCGGTGCTAGATCGGGATGAGATTCTTACCGCTGTCTGGGGTGCGGATTATTTTGGTGATACCCGTGCAGTCGATACTCATATCAAAAAGTTGCGTGCTAAGCTAGGGGATGAAGGACGACATATCCGTACGGTGATTGGAGCGGGATATAAGTTTGAAGTGTAA
- a CDS encoding sensor histidine kinase — protein MKKRGIVFKLFVVTSAVTIGIFALILLAQGLFFEKFYQTVKVHDLEQSMRSFGKQYAEQGEDPVASARILGQYSNENHAALAIYDSDLERRSLNPYFITIHTNDRDVSLLFSSLGTTIHDVPPNLQVGATLTVDGMYMDQKDTIMQPSMLEPETAEPEQGATRIRGTITDLLLPKGQELSPFYTNTLVDNAFNDWRNHSMDTGQQTVAELQAGKTIQTEWTDNWSGVTYAMILMPVSGEGNQVNYALSLSSLQPVGEAAALLQRYSYYLAPIIAVILLLLSFAYSRLLSRPLLQLSRTSARMAQLDFQPIYPRTLQSQDEFGELSRNLDTLRHNLDAALRKLSETNETLSHEMEEKTRAEQLRKELIANISHELKTPLGIVKGFAEGLQDDVAADKRERYVQLIITETDRMNALIMDMLQLSRFEVKAVKLKQQPMDIVRHIQALLHSFAHQLDSRHLRVITSGDQALWVTADPRRIDQVLLNLISNAVRHTHEGGTITVAWQTINDTEVEIVIENEGDHIPAQDLERIWDQFYRAERSRDRKTGGTGLGLAIVKHIFELHESQYGVTNTEHGVAFRFTLKQAASDIEMRDKDE, from the coding sequence GTGAAAAAAAGGGGTATTGTATTCAAGCTGTTTGTCGTCACATCCGCCGTGACCATCGGCATATTCGCTCTTATTTTGCTGGCGCAGGGATTGTTTTTTGAGAAATTTTATCAGACGGTCAAGGTGCATGATCTGGAACAGAGTATGCGCTCTTTTGGTAAACAATATGCTGAGCAGGGTGAGGACCCAGTCGCATCAGCGCGTATATTGGGGCAGTACAGTAACGAAAACCATGCAGCACTTGCAATATATGATAGTGATCTGGAGCGGCGTAGTTTGAACCCGTATTTTATAACTATACACACCAATGATCGTGACGTTTCACTGCTATTTTCCTCTTTGGGAACGACGATTCATGATGTACCACCTAACTTGCAGGTGGGTGCGACCTTGACGGTGGATGGCATGTATATGGATCAAAAGGATACCATAATGCAGCCTTCCATGTTGGAGCCGGAAACAGCGGAACCGGAGCAGGGAGCGACCCGCATCCGAGGTACTATTACTGATTTGCTGCTACCGAAGGGACAGGAGCTTAGTCCATTTTATACGAATACACTGGTCGATAACGCATTCAACGATTGGCGTAATCATAGCATGGACACAGGTCAACAAACCGTTGCTGAGCTGCAAGCAGGGAAGACCATTCAAACCGAATGGACGGACAACTGGAGCGGTGTAACGTATGCTATGATTCTGATGCCGGTAAGCGGAGAGGGGAATCAGGTAAATTATGCGCTCTCGCTGTCGTCATTGCAGCCGGTTGGAGAAGCCGCTGCTTTACTACAGCGCTACTCGTATTATCTAGCTCCGATCATTGCGGTCATTTTGCTGCTGCTGTCATTTGCGTATTCGCGCTTGTTGTCGCGACCATTATTACAGCTAAGTCGAACGTCGGCACGAATGGCACAACTGGATTTTCAGCCAATTTATCCTCGCACACTACAATCTCAAGATGAATTCGGTGAGTTATCCCGTAATCTTGATACCCTACGTCACAACCTTGATGCTGCACTGCGTAAATTATCCGAAACGAATGAAACACTCAGCCATGAAATGGAAGAGAAAACGCGAGCTGAGCAACTGCGTAAAGAGCTAATCGCCAATATCTCACATGAATTAAAAACACCACTTGGCATCGTCAAAGGCTTTGCCGAAGGATTACAGGACGATGTTGCCGCAGATAAGCGTGAGCGCTATGTACAACTAATCATTACCGAAACCGACCGCATGAATGCGCTGATTATGGATATGCTTCAGCTATCACGCTTTGAAGTGAAGGCGGTCAAGCTCAAGCAGCAACCGATGGATATTGTGCGTCATATTCAAGCGTTGTTGCATTCCTTTGCTCACCAATTGGATAGTCGCCATTTACGAGTGATTACATCCGGTGATCAAGCGCTCTGGGTAACAGCAGATCCAAGACGGATAGATCAGGTGCTGTTGAATTTGATCAGCAATGCCGTTCGACATACTCATGAGGGCGGTACGATTACAGTGGCTTGGCAGACGATCAACGATACAGAAGTGGAGATTGTAATCGAGAACGAAGGGGATCATATCCCTGCGCAGGATCTAGAACGAATCTGGGATCAATTTTATCGGGCAGAGCGTTCAAGAGATCGCAAAACGGGTGGAACTGGGCTGGGACTAGCGATTGTGAAGCATATTTTTGAATTACATGAGAGTCAATATGGAGTGACGAATACAGAACATGGCGTGGCGTTTCGTTTTACATTGAAACAAGCGGCGTCTGATATAGAGATGAGGGATAAGGATGAATAA
- a CDS encoding ABC transporter substrate-binding protein, with protein sequence MFRFQKSVAGMMALLFVLIMLAGCASGTNKGESANASAQQGSSTEASANTRVIKHAMGETTITGTPKRIVTLYQGANDIVVSLGIKPVGIVESWEQQPVYDYLKADLGDVQQVGQETQPNLEEIHKLKPDLIIATKTRHEDIYEQLSQIAPTIVTDKLYDWKEGVKLIGEASDHQDQANQLLADWDKRTADFKQKMGDRLPIVANIINFREDEVRVYYLSYAGMILKDLGFTRPAGQNDEDWGAELTTKESIPDLNADMIFNFNYDKGSPETVKLYNDWTSSPLWANLDAVKKHQVYQVDEILWNMAGGYKSANLLLDDLYKQLKLN encoded by the coding sequence ATGTTCAGGTTTCAAAAATCGGTAGCCGGAATGATGGCATTGTTATTCGTGCTGATCATGCTGGCAGGCTGTGCTTCCGGTACAAATAAAGGGGAATCCGCTAACGCTTCTGCTCAACAAGGTAGTAGTACAGAAGCTTCGGCAAACACGCGCGTCATTAAGCATGCAATGGGCGAAACAACCATTACTGGTACGCCAAAGCGCATTGTGACGCTATATCAAGGAGCCAATGATATTGTTGTATCTCTGGGCATCAAACCCGTTGGCATTGTAGAATCATGGGAGCAACAGCCAGTCTACGATTATCTGAAAGCCGATCTCGGTGATGTGCAGCAGGTAGGTCAGGAAACTCAGCCGAATCTGGAGGAAATACATAAGCTCAAACCGGATTTGATCATTGCGACCAAAACGCGTCATGAAGACATTTATGAGCAATTGTCGCAGATTGCTCCAACCATCGTAACAGATAAACTGTATGACTGGAAAGAAGGCGTCAAGCTTATTGGGGAAGCATCCGATCATCAAGATCAGGCAAACCAATTGCTGGCAGATTGGGACAAACGGACAGCTGATTTTAAACAAAAAATGGGCGACCGTTTGCCAATCGTTGCGAATATTATCAACTTCCGTGAAGATGAAGTTCGTGTCTACTATCTAAGCTATGCAGGTATGATTCTGAAGGATCTGGGCTTTACAAGACCTGCCGGACAGAACGATGAAGACTGGGGAGCGGAGTTGACGACCAAGGAAAGCATCCCTGATCTCAATGCAGATATGATATTCAACTTCAACTATGACAAAGGAAGTCCGGAAACGGTCAAATTGTACAATGACTGGACCAGCAGTCCCCTTTGGGCCAATCTGGATGCTGTGAAGAAGCATCAGGTATACCAAGTCGATGAAATTCTGTGGAATATGGCAGGCGGCTACAAATCAGCGAATCTGCTGCTGGACGACCTGTACAAGCAGCTCAAATTAAATTAA
- a CDS encoding FecCD family ABC transporter permease — MFPLCKTYQSRLLGILLLAMVCIASAMASMIFGRTPITMSDLIHAFTQYDPQSIPDVILKTERLPRTLIAAAVGASLAVAGAMMQALTRNPLASPSVFGINAGAIFFIVIAIVVFSIRSLTSLMWFGFAGAAVSAIIVYILGSIGRDGLTPIKIVLAGTAMTALFSSFTQGILVLDGTGLQDVLFWLAGSVSNRSLEMLYPVLPYMGLAVVIALGMGRAVNLLLTGDDIARGMGQNVLLVKLLMGLVTVLLAGSAVSVAGAVGLVGLVVPHLMRALVGNDYRWLVPYCLLGGGILLLLSDVVARLIISPSELPLGVMTALIGGPFFIYIARKEVTRI; from the coding sequence ATGTTTCCGTTATGTAAAACGTATCAGTCTAGACTATTGGGAATTCTATTGCTGGCGATGGTCTGTATCGCTTCAGCTATGGCAAGCATGATCTTCGGACGAACGCCGATTACGATGAGCGATCTAATCCATGCGTTTACCCAGTACGATCCGCAATCCATTCCAGATGTCATTTTGAAAACAGAGCGTTTGCCGCGTACCTTGATCGCTGCTGCTGTAGGGGCGAGTCTGGCGGTCGCTGGTGCGATGATGCAGGCATTGACACGCAATCCGCTCGCTTCGCCTAGTGTATTCGGCATTAATGCTGGTGCTATTTTCTTTATTGTGATTGCGATTGTTGTGTTTTCTATTCGCTCGTTAACGTCCCTGATGTGGTTTGGATTCGCTGGAGCAGCGGTATCGGCGATTATTGTATATATACTCGGCTCAATCGGACGTGATGGCTTGACGCCAATTAAGATCGTATTGGCAGGTACGGCAATGACGGCATTATTTTCGTCCTTTACGCAGGGGATTCTTGTGTTGGATGGTACAGGCTTACAGGATGTATTGTTTTGGCTGGCGGGTTCGGTCAGCAATCGGTCCTTGGAGATGCTGTATCCAGTGCTTCCTTATATGGGGCTTGCGGTAGTCATCGCGCTAGGTATGGGACGAGCTGTAAACCTGCTGCTCACAGGTGATGATATTGCGCGTGGGATGGGACAAAATGTACTGCTCGTCAAGCTGTTGATGGGTCTAGTAACCGTGCTGCTTGCTGGAAGTGCTGTGTCGGTTGCCGGTGCTGTCGGTCTGGTTGGTCTAGTAGTTCCGCATCTAATGCGCGCGCTGGTCGGCAATGATTATCGCTGGCTGGTACCGTATTGTCTGCTTGGCGGCGGTATTCTGCTGCTGCTATCAGATGTGGTTGCACGGCTGATTATTTCTCCATCCGAGCTACCGCTTGGCGTGATGACGGCGCTGATTGGCGGGCCATTCTTCATTTATATCGCCCGCAAGGAGGTAACCCGGATATGA
- a CDS encoding FecCD family ABC transporter permease: MKKTFVLRSRGNGFSIQLDKHSLGIILILLLLVCIAAVLGTSLGSDWISPLDVVRSILGLDNGDNDFVVLTLRFPRVLLSLLVGLALGMSGAILQGIIRNPLASPDVIGITGGAAVAAVGFVTLLGGAISIKMLPLFAIVGALITALIIYILAWKSGVTPIRLVLIGIGVSAITGAATTFMLIISPFYTAGQAYVWLTGSIYGATWTDVNTIWPILVIVIPAALWLARSLNAQEFGDDLATGLGVTVQLHRLLLIGCSVLLAGIAVAVAGTIGFAGLMAPHIARRLVGRMFGSLLIVSGLIGALIVFAADLIGRTLFVPLDVPAGVFTAGIGAPFFLYLLFRNRNQ; the protein is encoded by the coding sequence ATGAAAAAGACCTTTGTACTGCGTAGCCGTGGAAATGGCTTCTCTATACAGCTGGATAAGCACTCGCTCGGTATCATACTGATTCTTCTGCTGCTTGTATGTATAGCTGCGGTTCTGGGTACCAGTCTGGGGAGCGATTGGATATCGCCGCTAGATGTGGTACGAAGCATTCTTGGTTTGGATAACGGGGACAATGATTTTGTTGTATTAACGCTACGTTTTCCAAGGGTACTACTATCGCTGCTGGTCGGGCTGGCGCTGGGCATGTCCGGTGCTATTTTACAAGGCATTATTCGCAATCCGCTGGCTTCGCCGGATGTGATCGGCATTACGGGTGGTGCGGCAGTGGCGGCAGTTGGATTTGTCACGTTATTAGGCGGTGCAATTAGTATTAAAATGCTGCCACTGTTTGCGATTGTCGGTGCGTTAATAACGGCGTTGATCATTTATATATTGGCTTGGAAATCGGGCGTAACACCGATTCGATTGGTGCTGATTGGGATCGGAGTATCAGCGATTACTGGCGCGGCGACAACCTTTATGCTGATTATTAGTCCATTTTATACAGCAGGGCAAGCGTATGTGTGGCTGACCGGCAGCATTTATGGAGCAACATGGACGGATGTGAATACGATCTGGCCTATACTGGTTATCGTTATTCCAGCAGCACTATGGCTAGCTCGCAGTCTGAATGCGCAGGAGTTCGGTGACGATCTGGCGACTGGTCTTGGTGTAACAGTGCAGCTACATCGACTGCTACTGATCGGATGCAGTGTACTACTAGCAGGAATCGCGGTAGCAGTAGCAGGAACGATTGGATTCGCTGGTCTGATGGCACCGCATATTGCTCGTCGTTTGGTCGGGCGCATGTTTGGCAGTTTGCTGATCGTGTCGGGATTGATTGGAGCATTGATTGTGTTTGCCGCTGATCTGATCGGGCGTACGCTGTTTGTTCCGCTGGATGTACCAGCAGGTGTGTTTACCGCTGGGATTGGAGCACCGTTTTTCTTATATTTGCTATTCCGTAATCGTAATCAATAG